From one Sardina pilchardus chromosome 6, fSarPil1.1, whole genome shotgun sequence genomic stretch:
- the ddx61 gene encoding probable ATP-dependent RNA helicase ddx6, translating to MATARTENPTSVMGLGKPNGQLRGPPKPAGLQPGPISAARQPTMASIVSQTGSTIPQTSDGIRFGDDWKKCLQLPPKDTRMRTSDVTSTKGNEFEDYCLKRELLMGIFEMGWEKPSPIQEESIPIALSGRDILARAKNGTGKSGAYLIPLLERIDLKKDYIQAIVLVPTRELALQVSQISIQISKHMGGVKVMATTGGTNLRDDIMRLDETVHVIIATPGRILDLIKKGLAKVDRVQMLVMDEADKLLSQDFVTLIEDIISFTAKHRQILLYSATFPVTVQKFMAKHMQKPYEINLMDELTLKGITQYYAYVTERQKVHCLNTLFSRLQINQSIIFCNSTQRVELLAKKITQLGYSCFYIHAKMMQEYRNRVFHDFRNGLCRNLVCTDLFTRGIDIQAVNVVINFDFPKNAETYLHRIGRSGRYGHLGLAINLITSEDRFNLKGIEDQLSTDIKPIPGSIDKSLYVAEFHSVDPDAEQETDAARKAGDPNAH from the exons ATGGCTACTGCGAGAACAGAAAACCCAACCTCAGTCATGGGACTGGGCAAACCAAACGGGCAGCTCAGGGGACCACCCAAGCCTGCTGGACTTCAGCCTGGACCCATATCTGCTGCCAGACAACCAACCATGGCATCTATTGTGTCTCAGACTGGAAGCACCATACCCCAAACCAGTGATGGCATTCG GTTTGGCGATGACTGGAAGAAGTGCCTGCAGCTACCACCAAAAGACACCAGAATGAGAACCTCA GATGTGACCTCTACAAAGGGGAATGAGTTTGAAGACTACTGCCTAAAGCGTGAGCTACTGATGGGCATCTTTGAGATGGGCTGGGAAAAACCCTCTCCCATTCAG GAGGAGAGCATTCCTATTGCCCTGTCTGGCAGGGACATCCTGGCCCGGGCCAAGAACGGCACAGGCAAGAGTGGAGCCTACCTCATCCCCTTACTGGAGAGGATAGACCTCAAGAAGGACTACATCCAAG CCATTGTGTTGGTGCCCACTCGTGAGCTGGCCCTGCAGGTCAGCCAGATCAGCATCCAGATCAGCAAGCACATGGGTGGGGTCAAGGTCATGGCCACCACAGGAGGCACCAACCTGAGGGATGACATCATGCGCCTGGATGAAACGG TCCACGTTATAATAGCCACTCCAGGCAGGATCCTGGACCTCATCAAAAAAGGTTTGGCCAAAGTGGACAGAGTTCAAATGTTGGTGATGGATGAG GCAGATAAACTTCTCTCTCAGGACTTTGTGACACTCATCGAGGACATCATTAGCTTTACGGCCAAGCATCGACAGATCCTACTCTACTCTGCCACCTTCCCCGTCACTGTGCAGAAGTTTATG gcaaAACATATGCAGAAGCCCTACGAGATCAACCTGATGGACGAGCTTACTTTGAAGGGCATTACCCAGTATTATGCCTATGTCACTGAAAGGCAGAAAGTCCACTGTCTGAACACGCTTTTCTCCAGG CTGCAGATCAATCAGTCCATCATCTTCTGCAACTCCACCCAGAGGGTGGAGCTCTTGGCCAAAAAGATCACCCAGCTGGGCTACTCCTGCTTTTACATCCACGCCAAGATGATGCAG GAGTACAGAAACCGTGTGTTCCACGACTTCCGAAATGGGTTGTGCAGGAACTTGGTCTGCACAG acctgtTCACCAGGGGAATTGATATCCAGGCTGTCAACGTAGTCATCAACTTTGACTTCCCCAAAAATGCAGAGACATACCTGCATCGCATTGGCAGATCAG GCCGATATGGTCACTTGGGTCTGGCCATTAACCTAATCACGTCTGAGGACCGCTTCAACCTCAAAGGCATCGAGGACCAGCTGTCCACCGACATCAAGCCCATTCCAGGCTCCATTGACAAGAGCCTCTACGTGGCGGAGTTCCACTCCGTGGACCCAGACGCTGAGCAGGAGACGGATGCAGCGCGCAAAGCAGGGGACCCCAACGCGCATTAG